Genomic DNA from Elgaria multicarinata webbii isolate HBS135686 ecotype San Diego chromosome 2, rElgMul1.1.pri, whole genome shotgun sequence:
ATGGAATACACGCCAGTGGGAAAGCTGAAATCACATCACTCCCAAAATGTAAGAGAGAGTGAGGAGAACATGTTTTAATGCAGACATTTTAAAAGAATTCTGCATTACAGGGAAAACAATGCAACTAACTCTTTCTGGGGATTTAATTATTTTTGCAACATTCCTGTAAATAGAAATTAGAGATTAACTTGCCCTCAGTTAAataaagcttcacctgctgaatcAGTGTGAGCAATTAAACTATTAATAAATGCATGAAAACTAGTTCAGATCACAGAGACCAACAACATAAGAGATATCCCTTGTCATACTCTGCCCAAAGCTATACATCAGTAGAGGCCTTTTTTCCCCTCAAGAATTCAACACAGGGGCTTTTATTAAGAATGGGAAAGGAGTCAACATTTTCACCCTTTCCCTCATACTTCAGGCAAAAACAGATTTATTATTTGAAGTAGTCCATTGcaagaatttaaaaacacacttttCGACCGATGTTTGTATAACGAGTAGAAATGCAGTGTCCGACTTTCTAGACTTACTTTACCAGAGGACACAAAATGTTTTCCCCAACCGTTTCTGACCAAAGCGTTTATAATCAGACTGCCTTGCCTTCTCTATAATGCTGTTGGTAGCAGCAAGGTTACGATTCCCAGTCTTGCCAAAGCTTTCTATAACAGCTTGTTCAAATTCTGATAGAAGAATAAAGGGAGAATATTGTGCACTCTTGAGAAAGATATGCCAGTCGATGGTTTCTATATATACTTTAGAAATCTATAGCTCATTTGTAAGGTTTGAAAAACCAATGATCCTATTACTTGCAGTACTTTCAGAGGAGGTAGTGACGATGAAGTGCAACCACTGCTGGCACACAGCTCAGATCAGTGGCCCAGGGTGACACGAGtgtctggccccgttcagacaagaCGCCAAACCATGCTGCCTaacaacaaaatggttaatggaaatgcattgtggttaagcagcatggtttagcgtcttGTCAGTATTAGAAACTCTCTGTATATAACTCTGTTATGAGTTATATGTGGCATATAaaaagatagcagcaaaggaatatacttgaccagaggatggatatatatatatatatatatatatatatatatatatatatattaaagtgtttctttatgttgagtttgaagaaagtagtaacaacaaaTAACGAGAGACTACAAAACACAGTCTGTCCTTTCCTTTATATAGACAAcacacaacaacaagaagagtgGTTAATTGCCTTTTTCAACTGCAACGGAACAGAGAAGAAAACCCCCTCCTACCTTATACTGTTAGAATGTCTAGAATCAGACTATGCTTAACGTAATATTTCTAACAGTCTGAACGGGGGCCTCTGAGTGAATGTGCTTCTTTTAACCACTGTGTCATGTGAAGCTTTTACATGGCCCAGACGCCAACCTAGCAAAAACAAAACTGGGGACAGCTTGCCTCGTCACCACACCAACTGTTTTATTCTGAATTATGCTATCGAAAAGATAAGCAATCATATTGTTAAAATGTTGTCATGCGTAGGTAAATATGGGACGCTATGTGGATTTCTTACCCCTTCTGTCTCCTCACAGCCATGATTTTGAACGATAGAAGTAGTACTTCAGTCTTTTCTTTACATGAGTGTTCTAAAGTGTATGGAGGTGTGTGTGATCATGTTCACTTCTTTGTTCGAGGTGCCATGATTGCTTTCGAAAGCTCTGTATCTGACAACATGATAACAGCTTATCCATGCCATGGAAGTTTGCTGTCAGTTGGTTACACTTGTTGTGTAgctctgcttttaaaataatattaatgaaaaagaactattttttttattgtcaTCGGTGTGAATAACATGCCAATAGAGCGATCCCTGCTCTGTGGAGCTCTCCATCTAAAATTTGACACAAAGACAGGAAACAGAAGGGGAGGAAGATGGAGGTGAAGGTAACCAAGAAATATGCTGAAGTTCTAAGTGAAGTGAAAGCATGTGAAAATTCTTTTGGGGATGGTAATTTAGGTACCTGTGTATATGCCCTTTCCATTGGTGGTTCATGGAGCCACAAGTCTTACCTGCAGCCAGGTACTAACTGAGATGTCGAGAAAAGGTGGTCTCAGTTCATCTTTCAGTTATAGGGGGGAAAGAAAACCTCACTGCAGATGTTCTCTAGTGGGTAGGTGGTTGTTCTGATTTGAGAGTGATCAGTGAGAGTGGGATATTTAATCTTGTATGGTTTTGTGGAGTTTaatcaggaggaggaagagaagaagaagaagaagaagaagttgttgttgttgttatgtggcATGGTAGAATGTTCGTAAAATGTAGACCTCTCAATAATTTTTAGAACATCCCTTAAAAGTAAGAGAAGAGGATAGCAACTTGCCTAAGCCAGCCATGGGCAGAAGGGTACTTGAACTGGACacttcctggttcacatgacactaacATTGTGATGCTGCGGTGGGTAGAAGGTCGAACATGATGTACAGGTAGATCTCTGaataatttgcagtagatcagcaaggaattctgactgaaattgtttaacaatagcaacaacatttCCCCCTAAGTTAGgatgctgaaataaagaaaggtGTGGGGAAACTATCCCCCAGCCTATGTTACCTTACCTTCTGGAGATCAGAGCTTTTGTACACCATTTTATATGTCCCATCAATACCTGCTTTATTTGCTTGTTCTACAATATTCAAAGTTCCTGCATTTGTGGGAAAGTAACACCCTAGAGAACCACAGTATTCATTTGCATGTGGTAGCTGTCAGTTCAGCTAAGCTAAAGCTAAGTTGACAGTGATCTAATATTATTTCCGTTAGCATCAATTTACACATTTATAGGTTGTTCAATGTATTCCAAGGAACTTTCCCCAATGAATCATATAAATGAAAGTGGCCATGGTAGTTGTTATCTGCAGTCCTGCGTCATatacttcaaaatgctttttagtattttttttaaccttaattcaTTTTATTAAACTCTTCCTTGTTTTATGTTCTAAAATTAATAGAGGAGCTATATTATATTTCTGTGATATAATATAGTGTAAGGTGCTTGGATACCGATGTCCACAGGTTATAGGATCATAAGATGAGCTGAGTacgatcaaaccaaaggcctatcgagTCCAGAAAAATTGACTAAACAATGTTGCCAGCAATCAagtagatgcctctgggaagcccaccagtAGGACATGAGGCCCTTTCCTTCTGTTATTCCCACCAACCAAGGCATGCTCTGGTCATGGAGGTGGCATACAGTCATAATGAATAGTATCCTTatcttccatggatttgtctatttcctgactggggtggggggtggccatTCAATCAGGTGGGCACTTGAGTAGGCTCTGGTTAAATAATACTACTGACAAAGCAAGGGTCACGTTCCATCAGCAGGTATGCGGGAAAACAAGAGCACATCAAGTCACAGACTAATAGCACCTTGGACGGAGCTCTGTAGGCCCTGCTAAGCTGGGCAGTAGCTCTTCATGGATGGAGCTGTTGATCCAGCAAGGGACTAGCAGCAGCTGAGGGCCTGAGTAGTCTAGTCAGCTCAGATCCCTCAGAAGATACACCTCCCAATGGGTACTCACTGTATCCTTAAAGGGCCCGTGTTCATTTCTATAGCTTTATGCTCCTATGCAACCAGAGAATCTAAGAGGCTTTGGGAGAGCCATTCTTGGAGAGCGAGGTTGATGGGTGGGCCAAGTCCTTGGATCCAGAGTTCCCAAGGGTCCTTCCTGGAGTGGGGTGGCCAGTTATCTCATTGAGCTCAGAGACTTCATTGGGTTGATGTTGAGGCTTCAGACCCCAGGTCTTGACACCTTAATCTCCTTTCTAAaagacatattttttaaaaataataatcttgaaaCAAGAATTGCATATTTTCAGCTAAACCAGTGTTAATCTTAAACGTTATTCTTGGAAAGTTTGGAATTAGGGTACCAGTACCTTAGATACTAAGTTAAGTTAACTTTAGAAGgatcatggaaggaaagtttcttGTCCTTTCTCCTACCTTTACTCACCTACCCACCCCCGCAAAACGCCTCTCCAGAGGGTTGAAGGGCCTTTCTGAACAATGGGGGTGCAGGGGGCAAACCATTTGgcgcaatttccccctcccccagcagcccTCCCAGGCCCCATTCCACATTGTTCAGGAAGGCCCTCCACCCTCCAGAGAGAGTTTTCAGGGGGCGCAAGAAACTTTCTATCCATGAACTTCCTCAACTTATCTTATGATCTAAGCCCCTGCTGTGAACTGGTTTGTTTTCTACATATAGCATTTGAACTAATGCTGAACCGGTCATTTTGGTAACGTTTCCCGTTTTGAAATGTAATCATATACAGTAAGGATGAGGGGTCCATCCAACCAGATGATGGCAAgttctacactactactttatagtggtattgaagcgcactgacaactattggggcccatgacacatctacaccaagcaggatataacactatgaaagtggtatatggtatgtgtcagtgggccccaacagttgtcagctcacttcaatactgctataaagcagtggtgtagctcctgcctccatatagcgctttcataccactttcatattgctatatccttCAAATCTTTCTCTCTGTGACTCACTTTGGTTGAATTAAAGAGCTGCCTTTAGTATTTTAAGAGCTGCTATTCATGAGCAAGAAGAATACTGGCATTGGTTACTTGGAGATATTATCCTGCAAGGATAGGTGGTCCTAGAGTGTTCTGTGAACTTTCCATGTTCTTGCTGTGAATTGTGAGTTCCATCAAACTCTGACTAATACGAAATATGTAAACATAGTCAATTTTCCTGAGCAGAAACACAGGCGAAAGAGTCTCTTCTAATTTGCTTCATCCTGGTATTTAGTAATTGATCATATTTTAAATTGCCACAAAAGATAACCTAGGTAATTGATGGTGTGGATCCTCATGGTATCATCAGAATGAAAGGAAATCTGGTAGCCTAAAATctatctttctctcctctctctctcttaatatcTCTCTTAGAAGAAAGGGCAAACCTGAAAGCTGATGACTCTAGTCACCTTCCAGATGCTGAAGTGGTCCCCTTTATATCCGAGTCTGGAACAATAGCAGCAGTAGGagccacaacagcagcaacactcTCAGCCCCAACTTCCTCGAAGAGCACAAATGGAATTACTAATGCCATTTCAGAATCAGAAGAGGAGAAAGCCAAAAAACTGCTTTACTGTTCATTATGCAAAGTGGCTGTGAATTCCCTTTCACAGCTAGAAGCGCATAACACTGGTGAGTATCTACCAAAAATAACTGAATGCAAAACTGTAGTTTTGAAAGAATTTTGCTTTTAGACATAAGAACCAAaaaagaggcatgctggatcagaccaagggttcatctagtgcagcattctgttcacatagtggccgaacaaccactgtgtgaacagggacccacaagcaggagacaggtgcaacagcaccctctcacccatgttccccagtaactggtgcacaaaggcttactgcctcggatactggaggtagcacatggccatcagcgctagtagccgttgatagccttctcctccaggaatttatgcaacccccttttaaagccatccatattggtagccagcaccacatcttgtggtagtgaatcaaAGAGCAAGAATGGGGACATCTATTCATCTTTGTTTGAAAAGTCACACCTACGCCAAAGAgcagggcccacagcccagcaaggGGCCCCTGTCAAGACCCTCTTGGAGCTGCTTCTCTTCCCATTGCCACCTGTTTGTGCACCTGCCTCACCCTCTGACCCAttcaacagtggtggtgagaagcagcagcaatagaTGACACTGCTTACTTATTCCCTGGCACTCTCTCCCTGCCAAGCCAGGAAGTGGCAGCAATggtaagaaagaggatgaggaataatagcagctggtgacaattgtGAGAaggtgggagccagtgtggtgtagtggctaaagtgttaatctgagagttgggagatccgggttctagtccccacgcggccatggaagcccactgggtgactttgggccagccacacactctcagcccaacccacctcacagggttgttgttgtgaggataaaatggagaggaggaggaggattatgtatgccaccttgagttccttggaggaaaaaaggtaggatataaatagaataataaataaataaaaaggtaggCTCACTGAAAGATGGGGCCCATTGTGTGTGTCTTGTCCATGGGCCCTCAAAACCCAGAGCCGACAGTGACATCAAGTACCACCATAGGGAAGGGCTTTGTGATGGAGGCCATGTATGCTTCAGGATTTGATCTGATGCAATTTTCAGGCACATCCCTGAATGGTTATGGCATATTTGTGATTCTCTTATCTCTGAATCTTCTATAAATTAAGCTCACTGGGGCAGCTGAACGGTTTTGAAAAAGGAATGGTATTAAATGGGTGGAATGAACCAGGTAACTTGAAGTTTATAAACCGAACCATAGCGCCTTTCTGCTTCTATGTGGCTGATAAAATCATAGCTGCTGTTTTGTgtcaggatatttttttttaaaaaaaaaaaccatttagtATATAGATGTTATTAAAATCCACTTTTTGTTTCCTCAAGAGAACTATAATTGTGCCTATGAATCTCTTACCTCAAagtgtttttgcatttttatatttattttaaaaataagcaacaacaaaaagccatATGTTCCCTATGTCCCTTCATGACGGGACtaaactttttttccccattcagaCTTACTTCTTATTTTCTGACCAACGAAAGGCTGCGTACAGGGCTTGAAATGGCAGGAACAGAAAGTTGTTAAAACCACAGAAAGAAAGTTGATTGCTCCCAAACATGGTTTTGTAGGCTAAGGATTATGTAGGGGCATGAAGGGAATTTGCAGAGGAGAATCAGAAAGTAGGAGGGGCTGGGTTGCTCTTACCAATTCTCCCCCCACAACTCCTCCCTCAGGCCTCTCCCCACGCAATAAGGCCTATTTCCCATCACAGAGCCAACTGTGGAAGAATGGGGGAATAGATGAATGGAAAGTTAGCAAGGGAGACTCAGCAGGTGGGAGAAAAGGTTGAGCACCTGCCCCCATTCCACACATTAGAGCTATGAGGTGAACACAGGATTGGTATCTccatggccttagttagacctaaggtttatcctgagattgtcctgggttcatccctgttcatgtaaatgacacacaggatatcccaggagcaggcagggacgatcctgggataaaccttaggtctagctaaggctagagTTGGCCTCATAGCATGCAGTTCTACCCATAGGGCCAAAACTTTAAATGTGTGGTTACCAACTACAggattcattcatttttactctagtgtgGGCACAGGGCCCCTGATCCGGATTGGGAACCTAGTGCAgaggggaggggtttttttttaagagacagattggggccctgcacctactctagagtaaaaaataaaagaagacaTGGCTGCTAGATTTAGAGCAATGTTTTGGCCCCTAGTTTCAGGTTTTCTCATGAAACTCTATTATGTATGTATCAACATAGCAGAAGTGTAAGGTCTTTAGCACAATAAGCTTTCTCCGTCTTATCACTCCACAACAGAAGTGCTATTTGTGTGCTTTTCATGGGCTTTCCGTGGCACGTTAATGATGCTCTCAGCATTAAATGTTAAGTGATCCCTCATACTTTCATTTGTAGTATTGAGGCGACATGATTCACTattacttttctttctctctgtgcttAAATAAAAGAGATGAAAATGGCAAAAATGGCTCTCCTAACAAGGGCAAATAATTTAGTGAGGACAACCCTTTTTCCTGGATAAGCATTGTGTAACAGCAACAAAAATTCTTCTACCCTCTGACGGGGATTCCAAAGTGGTGAAATGAGGGACTCTTTTTGGGGAAGATCAGAAAGTTCCCTGCGATTGGAGCTGCAGATGATGTGGTAAAAGAGGGCTGTGGAGAGAGAGTGCCAGTAGTGATAGGTAGTTCCCAAACAATCTCACAGTTGTGTGAATGGACGCTCATAGTAAAGTGTTTGTAAATGGTTGTTGCAATACAGGTTATAGGATAGGAGCAAGCTAAACTCTTGCCCCATTATTTACCCATGTAACAGAAATTCCAGAAAAGGAATGAAAACTATGTAATGGCTGGAAATGATGAGGTTGTCATTTAAGCGGGGGGGAAACATCTTTTGATCCTTTTGCAAAATGGCTTCTCAGGTTCCAAGCACAAGACAATGGTTGAGGCACGGAACGGTGCAGGTCCAATCAAATCTTATCCTAGACCTGGATCCAGGCTGAAGACCCATGGCACTACTACAGGCTCAGgattgcaaaacaaaacatttcattGTGAGATCTGTGATGTCCATGTCAATTCGGAAATTCAACTTAAGCAGGTAATGTTGACCACATCAGGAACTGCTGCTTTAATTTGAAGATGATGGAGACTTTTGTTTCAGATCACATGTTAAGTTCATTAAAAGGCTCCATTTAATTAGGCAAAAGCAAACTCCGGGGACTGAACACTTCATGTCTATTCTTGCAACGTGGTAGTAGCACAAAACCCAACTGTCTTGTGCCAAAATCTGGTAGCAGATCTGGAATCCCGAATCTCAAGTTTTGCTTGGATAACCTGGCAGATATATCAATCTTAAGGCTGCTCAAGAACAACTCtgaaaatgtttagacagaatttgCTAATGGCTGAGAGCCACTTCTGTAAAACACCTATTAGTGCATGGTTGCAGATGTCAGCAGTCTGTGCACATCCCAGAGTGACTATCCAGTGCTTGGTGGGTAGCTGGCCGTGGTACCCTCTGAGTCCACAATTGCCCCccaacacttaaaggtgcagaTGAGAATTCTTCCTCCCTGGATTACCACACAGTGATTGCCAGCAATTGCAACGATTTAATTACCACTCCCCAGGACATTATCCCCCTTAGTTTATTTTTATTAGTCTGCCTTTAAGGGTAGTACCCTCGCTTATCTCCTCACATCTGTTGCGCTCCTAATGCACAATGTATCCAATCCTTTTAATTTCATTGTCTCCCAATAAAAAGCCTAGAATGTGCAGggtgttctttttaaagaaagtaaTATAGGcttaaatacattttgaaaatgtaccTGATTTTCACAATTCTGATCATAGGGCTTGGGTTTTCTGATTGAGTGGCTTTTAGAGTGGTTTTACTGCACAAAACTAAATTTCCCACTAAAGCTCTACTCATTTTGCTCTCACTTGAAATAAGTTCTCACATTTGCATGTTCATTGCACAACTATTACAGAGTCAAGTGATAACATTTAAATGGAAGCTTTTGTTTAAAATTTCCAGCACATTTCCAGCCGAAGACACAAAGACAGAGTCGCAGGGAAGCCAACGAAGCCGAAATATAGTCCTTATAACAAGCTTCAGCGTAGTCCAAGTATTCTAGCAGTAAGTATTGCCTGAGTGTGGTGTACCTTGGGCAGCAATTGAGGGACTCCAACGGCAGTGGACTTTATGTGTGTGACATATGGGGATTTGTCAGTCCAAAGAGAAATGATACCAGAGTGCAAGTCACTGTTGGAGAGGAGGAATAAACAGTCTGAAGCAGATTGGATAGTGTATGTGGtagaaaaggtggtggtggttgtttttccttttaaaaggccCCTCCATCCCTTTTAAGGCTGAAATAGCCCATGTCAGCAGCCTAGaatatatttttgcatttttaaacaagCCCTTTACAAAATCATGCTATGCTGATGGTCACAGCTGAACTGCAGGTAACATGCAATGTATAAACTTTAAAGTAAACCTTAGACTTGAAGGCTTGGCATGTAGAATGGACTCCATTCCAGTTATTTTGATTATTTTCTTTTACCTTCCTCTTGCCCATTCCAATGACAAGTATAAAAATTACTCTGATGCTTCAGAAAGGATCTGAGAGGACCCACCTTATTTGGGTCCTCATCTTGCAGTATGGAATCCCTCCCTGGACCCTTTTTCTCATGTCCATGGTGTAGTATTAGAGGGTTTTATACCCACCTCTTAATGAGGTTATCTTTTGCGCATTCTACAAAAACAGGCTCCCCATTTAAGTCAATGGCAATTATCTTTAATGGCGCCAGATTGCACCCATGTCGTTGCAAGTCGAGAATCCCTAACATACATATCTTTTCAATTTAGCTCATTGCAGTTGACCTTTCCAAACAAACAAGCCAATGACTAATATCCCTGCATaattatgaagaataaaattaaaatgcttcaGGCTTTTTTAACTTATTACTTTCACAGTGGGAAAGCTAAAGTCCTAGCAGGCGCATGCCTGAGCAAAGGCCCCAGTGAAGAATCTCCTTTGTATCTGCAAGGAAACCTCAGGTTTGGGGGGTGCAAACTTTACACTTTGTTCTTAGGGCCCTGGAGGACTTCCAGCGATTGCTCTTGTCCCTAGAAGTGTCACACAAGGAGGGGGTGTGTGCATTAACTGTCTCAAAAGTTGCCATAGGTGCTTGCTCCAGGTTACTCAGCATACATTTCTTCCTCATTAACCCTCCCCGCATTTCCGCATTGTCATTTTAGCTATGGTAGGGGCTAGCAGGAGCACTCCTGGAATGTGGGAAGCTACCTGTAGGCTTGGATCGACACGCACAGAGGTGAAAACTAAAATTCAGTTAAGAAATTATGCCAGTCATGCCAGGCAATGACTGCCCTTTACGAAATAATCATTTTAACGTTCGAGTGGGTGAGTTCATCGAATCCCTATAATGTGCAGGCATATTGACTTTCTGTAGAAGGTTAACATTAATGCAAAACAGCTAATTGCACTCTGGTCTGTGGTACTATAGTGAGTATCAAGTAGCTGTTTATAGCTTCCTGTGCAGAAATCGAAAAAAGGAAAGGTTGGGGTAAAAGGGTGGGGGGATTAAAAACATTTGTTTGGAATTTgttaggtttttctttttctttttaagtcccATAGTTTGGGGAAATGGCCATTTCATGTTTCTCCTTTCCCATAGGCAAAACTCGCATTCCAGAAAGAGATGATTAAGCCCTTGGCGCCTGCTTTCCTTTCGTCACCtcttgccgctgccgctgcagcAGTATCAACGACTTTGACTCTTCCTCCACGTCCTTCCGCTGCTTTGTTCCAGGCGCCCGCAATACCCACCGCTCTCCTGAGGGCAGGGCACGGCCCAATCCGAGCGACTCCGACTTCGATCCTATTTGCACCCTACTGATTCTTTGAGTCAACAACACATCACTATGGCCATTTGAAAGAAAGACAAAACGAAGTGAGCAAGCATTGGCATTGACTATGTCTTTAAGGCTCCGTGCTGGATTACTTCCCCACGAAACCAATTGCAGAGCTCTTCCTTGATGGGTATTGGAATCTAGAAAACAGAGGCTTGTTGCTATTTcatctttgttgttttttaaaaaataaagaactcAATCAATGGTTTATGAGAAATTTAATTGTGCACAAAATACATCAAAGGTTCATACATCCgggtgtttttttggttttttttctggtCTTATGACCTGCGTTGTAAACAAGGaatgtgggattttttttcctgtctgactTGAAAACCAGGATCTTCCTCCCTCATGTGGATGTACGTAGGCCTCTGGAAACCATCTGGACAGATTCTGGCATGCAGCAAAAGCTAAATGAAACAAGTGCTACGATTGCTGATGACATCTCAATAATGGATTGCAACTTCTTATTTCCAATGTGCTCCCCATTGCTCGGGACTGTGTCTTGTTTTAGGCCTCAGTACTGGTGTATCTTGTGTAGTACTCAAGATTTATCTCTCATTTGATTTTGAACCATTTTAGTTGTCGTGGAAATGTTTGGAAGCAGAGCAGCCttgaagcttttctttttttaaaaaaaaatgtaatgtatgtctttaatttaatattttatatagaaAGTTTAAGAATGAGAAAGCCATATATCAGATAGTTAAGCTTATGACtcatttcatttaatttatttggggccatagctagacctaaggtttatccctggatcgtccaggggtcaaacctgttcatctaggtgacacacaggggatccagtgctcaggcaggggtgaaccctggatgatcccaggataaaccttaggtctagctgtggccttggttttgTCTATTTcatcttctccccccaccccctgaaccCACTTCAGTGTTGCTAAACAACCATTTCAAATAAGAGCTTTATCATTTATATGTCAACTTCATTGTTGAGACAAGGGGCAGgcatatttttattatatatctTCTTTAATACATAAAGATGCTGCATACGATTGTGGCTCCCCAATGCAATAATGTACAGgagttaaaatatttatagaatTTATTGTCTCTTCTGTTGAATGAATATATTGTTCTGGCCGTCCACCTTCCCTGGTTTTTCCTGCATTTTATAAAGATGAACTAGATGTTGAAGACACATCATGTGTTGATTGGGACATTGAGGGTACTTCCCTAAAACATCTTTACTTGCAATCTgtaaagaataaaatatatgtgtattttttaaaagcacatttgtAATAAAATGACAGAGAAAACTAACAAGTGGTTTATTAATGAGGAAAATAATTCACGTGGAACTCTTAAATGAGAACTTTTCTGTTTCTAAAACATGATCGATTATATTTTATAAAATGTTTGGTAACAGTATCATTATGGAATAGCACAGTAGGAATTTACTAACGTCTATACAATCATTTGATTACACCATCATGGGTAATGAATGACTGAAATTGCAAGTACATGAATAATGTACTTTGCATATCATTGTGGAAAGCTTAATTTCTTGCTGTGCTATGTTTCTAAAACTAGCGAAAGCATAAAAGGAACCCATAGGGTATACACCTACTTAACAGTGTTCTTTAAAaacccaaaggtccatctagtccagcatatctacaccaagcaggatataacaaacAGTATAAGGACTGTGTGCTGGGCTCCAGCGGTTGTCAATCCTGTTATAaaactgtagtgtagatcctgcctaggtttctTTTTTGAA
This window encodes:
- the ZNF385B gene encoding zinc finger protein 385B isoform X1; this translates as MKHPISPDHIFGYGIMNPPAFLRGFEEKGLRHDRPEYQLSKEKKKILFSFCEVCNIQLNSAAQAQVHYNGKSHLKRVKQLNNGKLPTNTTTGTLFAGTNTGSTCHTTTLPTLVRTPTLMMQPSLDIKPFVSFPVDGSSAVGLFPNFNTMDPVQKAVINHTFGVSLPPKKKQVISCNVCQLRFNSDSQAEAHYKGSKHAKKVKALEATKSRPKAGASKDSAKANANGSATPVPASISDKSEERANLKADDSSHLPDAEVVPFISESGTIAAVGATTAATLSAPTSSKSTNGITNAISESEEEKAKKLLYCSLCKVAVNSLSQLEAHNTGSKHKTMVEARNGAGPIKSYPRPGSRLKTHGTTTGSGLQNKTFHCEICDVHVNSEIQLKQHISSRRHKDRVAGKPTKPKYSPYNKLQRSPSILAAKLAFQKEMIKPLAPAFLSSPLAAAAAAVSTTLTLPPRPSAALFQAPAIPTALLRAGHGPIRATPTSILFAPY
- the ZNF385B gene encoding zinc finger protein 385B isoform X4, producing the protein MWSGLPSRGSTCHTTTLPTLVRTPTLMMQPSLDIKPFVSFPVDGSSAVGLFPNFNTMDPVQKAVINHTFGVSLPPKKKQVISCNVCQLRFNSDSQAEAHYKGSKHAKKVKALEATKSRPKAGASKDSAKANANGSATPVPASISDKSEERANLKADDSSHLPDAEVVPFISESGTIAAVGATTAATLSAPTSSKSTNGITNAISESEEEKAKKLLYCSLCKVAVNSLSQLEAHNTGSKHKTMVEARNGAGPIKSYPRPGSRLKTHGTTTGSGLQNKTFHCEICDVHVNSEIQLKQHISSRRHKDRVAGKPTKPKYSPYNKLQRSPSILAAKLAFQKEMIKPLAPAFLSSPLAAAAAAVSTTLTLPPRPSAALFQAPAIPTALLRAGHGPIRATPTSILFAPY
- the ZNF385B gene encoding zinc finger protein 385B isoform X2, with product MKHPISPDHIFGYGIMNPPAFLRGFEEKGLRHDRPEYQLSKEKKKILFSFCEVCNIQLNSAAQAQVHYNGKSHLKRVKQLNNGKLPTNTTTGTLFAGTNTGSTCHTTTLPTLVRTPTLMMQPSLDIKPFVSFPVDGSSAVGLFPNFNTMDPVQKAVINHTFGVSLPPKKKQVISCNVCQLRFNSDSQAEAHYKGSKHAKKVKALEATKSRPKAGASKDSAKANANGSATPVPASISDKSERANLKADDSSHLPDAEVVPFISESGTIAAVGATTAATLSAPTSSKSTNGITNAISESEEEKAKKLLYCSLCKVAVNSLSQLEAHNTGSKHKTMVEARNGAGPIKSYPRPGSRLKTHGTTTGSGLQNKTFHCEICDVHVNSEIQLKQHISSRRHKDRVAGKPTKPKYSPYNKLQRSPSILAAKLAFQKEMIKPLAPAFLSSPLAAAAAAVSTTLTLPPRPSAALFQAPAIPTALLRAGHGPIRATPTSILFAPY
- the ZNF385B gene encoding zinc finger protein 385B isoform X3, with the translated sequence MNYMQMRNMLLGSTCHTTTLPTLVRTPTLMMQPSLDIKPFVSFPVDGSSAVGLFPNFNTMDPVQKAVINHTFGVSLPPKKKQVISCNVCQLRFNSDSQAEAHYKGSKHAKKVKALEATKSRPKAGASKDSAKANANGSATPVPASISDKSEERANLKADDSSHLPDAEVVPFISESGTIAAVGATTAATLSAPTSSKSTNGITNAISESEEEKAKKLLYCSLCKVAVNSLSQLEAHNTGSKHKTMVEARNGAGPIKSYPRPGSRLKTHGTTTGSGLQNKTFHCEICDVHVNSEIQLKQHISSRRHKDRVAGKPTKPKYSPYNKLQRSPSILAAKLAFQKEMIKPLAPAFLSSPLAAAAAAVSTTLTLPPRPSAALFQAPAIPTALLRAGHGPIRATPTSILFAPY